caggaaCAAGAGACAATTTATAAGAAGATAGCTTCAATCTTTGGTCCTGTGAACAGTTGTAGATATATTTCTCTTAAATATCActatttattttgtctcttttaaataactttaaaacaCATGGTAAAGATTTTATAATTATTACTTCCACTTTAAAGAATTGCAATAGTATTTGGAAACATTCTACTAAGATTTGATCTCTGAACATGAAATGCAAGAAATGCTAAAGGTTTTGAACAGCAATGTTAATCCAACGTCTTTGGTCATAACcagtgtatttttaatttgttaatgtAAAAGATACAtgaaatttctattttttttaacttgctttTTAACATTTCAATTATAAAACTTTTACTTTTCATGTTGTTTAGGTGCTTTCAGTTAATAAATGTATGACAAAGTATATAGAatgtgacaggaaaaaaaaaaaaaagtaggttcACTTCTCTTGATTGTCCTGTTCATAGAATCACCTGTGCTTGTGCTTAAAGTCTACTCTGACACAGGTGAAATGTGTAAACAATTAGTAAAGTACCTTAAATTCGAGAGCAGGAAGTAGGTAGAGGCTCTAGGCTGTACCAGTTATAGGCTGTTTAGATGGAGATGTTATTGCAAGAGCTTGCTTCCTCCTCTAAGCTTTTGAGGGACTTTAAAGAGATGTATGAGTATGAGAACCGTTTAAAAACCTTTTCAAATTGGCCTTTTGTGAAGAACTGCAAGTGCACTCCAGAGAATGTAAGTCTGAAAATTGATATTTTAACTACATCTTATTCTTGGTGTACTATACTGAATATAAAGTTGTTGTTAAGTGTATTCATGttcaagaagagctgcaggcctgTGCTAAGCTGcagtggttttaccttgctaaGCAGCCGAACTCCACCTCAACagctctctcacttcccctcctcagaagaggaaggtaagaagaaacagaaataaacaattCATTCCTTGAGATAAGGAGAGTTTAAAGGGAAAATTATTAAGTAACTTCCCTAAAGGCaaaggggaaaacaacaacaagcaaaGGTGCAAAAGCAACATGTGTAGCTGTTGTTCAGAAGGACAGATGTTTTCACAGCGAGAGCCCActccttccctcttcttttttctaccttttattgctgagtgtaacatcatatggtatggaatgggctaaagttgcgccaggggaggtttagattggatgttaggaagaacttctttactgaaagggttgttaggcattaggatgggctgcccagggaagtggtggattCACCATCCcaggaggtctttaaaagacatttagatgtagagcttagggatatggtttagtggaggacttgttagtgttaggccagaggttggatttggtgatcttggaggtatcttccaacctagatgattctgtgaatatcccttcggttggtttaggtcagctgccttGGTGATGTTCTTTCCTCACCTCTTGCCCAcacccagcctgctggctctagGGGGATGGCATTAGAGGGAACCCTGATGCTGTGCCTGtattgctcagcagcagacacagcggtggtgtgataccactgctgttctagctgcaaacacagcactgtatgggctgctgcaggggaagttaactccatccctgccagacccagtacataAGCCTGAGATGAAAATCTGAGTACTTTCTTCTGTTCCCTTCTCAGAGACGCTGTACTAGGATGACTATGTTTCTGTCTGGTCAGTTCACTAGTCTAGCTACAGAATTGAGTATAATTACTTTTCTTGCCTttacttctttgtttttgtcACTTCAAAATTAACATCTTGTACTAAGTATTGTTTCTGCTTGCAAATTTTCTTTTAGGAGTCATCCTAGCAACTACTCGTCCTTTAGGAAGGATGGAGTAGCAAAATGAtcatgacttaaaaaaaaaatcatttcaatttTAGAAAATGCTTTAAGTCCCTGTAGGCTTTaatttaagccttttttttttttaaaaaaaaaaaaagaggcctCAATTCTACTTTGGCACATGCATCCAGCTTTCAGGTTGGATCTCAGATAAGGCATGCTGTAGGAGTTATCTGAGAAGGTGTGAAGTTCAGTAACTGAAACAAGcttatcttattttttaatgtttttaccGGATGTGATTCAAAAGTGACAGTAACATGTAAAGATAAAAAATGTAGCACTAAACTTACATGCTTGAAGTATAAAGGTTCTCTATGGTCATAGTTTTATGCTAtgtgttttctctgaaaatattcCTTAAATTCCTGGCTATAGTGGATGATCTCATACATTGTTAGCAGAATGCTTGTGTAGCTGCCACTGACTAACCACTGAAAGAACAAAGCTACTCTGGTAGTTTGCAGATACCGTAACTATGCAGAAACTTGTTCACTACTTCTAGCCTACTCCCTGTTCCTTTACTAGTTGCTTATTTGCCTGCTTGCAGTCCTCACTTAATTTGTTTTCAGCCTGATCTCTGCTGATAGATACTGTGGGGAAAGGCATTCATGCAAGCTCTCTGAAACAGTTCACTTGTGTTCACTGTTGGATCAAGCTAAATTTCCAAACTGTCATTTGCAGATGGCAAAGGCGGGCTTTGTACACTGTCCAAATGCAAATGAACCAGATGTGGTGAAATGCTTCTTTTGCCTGATAGAACTAAAGGGCTGGAAACCAAATGATGACCCATGGTAAGCACGGATGTAACAGTATTCAAGTATTTCCCCCCATATCTTTGGCAACATCCCCTTACTCATTCTAAAACTACCAATTTCCCAAACAGTTAACTAAACTGATGCCTACTGAAAATTTATCTTACACAGTAACCTTGAAATACTTAATTTGCTAATTATATCCCCATGCAACTTTTCAGTTCTTAGATTTTTGCCTCCAAAGAGTGTGTTTTTGCTTCAACAAAGCAGAAGATTCTCTCAACATTGTAAACATAATCTAGATCTTCCCTTGTAATCTTTCTGGCTCACAACTAAAGCAGCTAGCTTGTATCTGAGATCACTGAAGTCTATTTCATGTCTTCTATAAGATAATCTTTCTACTAATGGGTAGTAGAGGTACTAAAGAGACTGGTTTAAGTTCATCTCTGGAAATGTAACTTTCCTGGTTTTAATATCTGTTCTTCTGTATTTACACTGCAGGGAGGAACACACAAAAAGTCACAGCTGTGGCTTTTTATCTCTTAGTAAGAACTTTGATGACCTGACAGTGGAGGAATACTATGTGTTGGAGATGACACGGCTAAGAACCTTCCTTGTAAGTGTTGACCAAATGATCTTAATATTTACAGTCTACCATTGCATCTTACAAGAATTTCTGTCTTTAAGACTTTTAAGCATTAGCAAGGGATGGTGGTGTAGGGCTAGAATAGGCCTTACTCTGAAGTAATGAATAATGTGTGTTATTGGCTATGAAACCTAAATGCTTCTCAATCCCATCTAGCTTATGAAAGGAAACCTGGTTCCTTTAGacatgtttttccatttcagcaGAAATTATCTTGTGTGATAATCAATCCTGGAAACTCTATAATAAGCAGCTCTATCTTTCTCAGGAGGGATGAAAACCACATGTGACAAGACAATTTGACCAGGCTATTGATTCATTCATGTGTCCAGCTTTACATGAAATCACTGTCTAATTAAGCTGCTGGACTTTCAAGCCTATTTCAAATGTTTCACAATTTTTCAGTTCTAATCCTCTCtacttttattttgtgcatGCCATGTTGTTGACATAAACAAAAGCACACACAACTGAGCTGCTATGACTAATAGTCTTTGATAATGATTCCTTATTGGTCTGAATAGTAATAGAGAACCAAGTGAGACAAGTTCCCTGATAGGACAGATTTACAGTACCTCCATACTCTGTATCTTATCTCTTTGTTGGCTTTGTACTGAAAATATAACTAATGACTGTAAAGGTTAAGTATTTAAATTCTATACATGACAGActcaaatacttaaaaataaaatcacatgtCTCAGTCTGATATCTCGAAGGATGGACTAAGGGTGAAAATGAGGTTATTTAACTATAACTGAACAGCAGATTTTTTAGAGCAGTCTTTCAAGATACAAGAAGGGTCTAGGCCAACACAtacctttatttttatctaataAATTTAGAAAACTGGAAGGTTTGAGCAGGGACACTTTGCCCCCAGGAATGCCCTAATCAATAGCTTAAAGGGCTACACACTAGGGCTGCTGTTGATCTGCAGCATGCTGCAGATCAAAAACATTGATAtcttaatgcattttttctaaGCGAGATCATGCCTCTTCACAAAAGTAACACTGAAGTCTCCCTCCCTGATgtgatttaaaatacagttaaacAATGGGTTCACAATTTACTTCAAAAACATAccagataaaatgaaaaacttaCTCTGAAATGAACCCTACTGGCAAGGCTGGTGGAAGAATTTCTGAATCAAGTGGGAATGGGTATGGATATGAAATATTCAGTCTGAAACATGCAGTTCGGCGCATATTGTTGACCAAAGCCAAAAGTAGACTTCTAAGCTAGAATCAATGGCAGATTGTGGTTTTGAGGATTTAAGTTCTGAAAATTTTTGAATTTATCAGTTAAATTTCTCAACTGAGAATTTCAATCTTTTGCTTTAAGTGCAAGACTGGCAGAAGCATAATAATCTCTTTTGAAGATGAAGTCGCCGCAACTAGGAAGCGTCTCGTAGACATCTTTTCCAAACATCAATACACACCAGAGCCGCCAGTGCTTCTGCATGCTGATCCAACTTCCCAAACTTCTGAAAGTTCATACTACCAGTCCAAAAAAACTTCCAAGAGAAGTGAAGTGTGAAGACTGACTCTGAAAGTTTCTCTTCTTCATATGGTActaatattcttatttttacgCAAGGAGTAATGTAAAGCTGAATAGTTGTGTGAGCAAGTGTAGGAAACTTTTTATATACTCCCTAGGACAAAGGTCATAACTGTTTCTATTAACTCCTATCCTTCACAATGTGCTTGTCATTATGGCTAGGAGTGAACTATTACTAGTCTCATTAGTCTGAGAAtatatgaaaaatgtttaagtAAATACTTATTCTGGCTTAATAGGTTGAactttttgaataaaaattcaTAACTCAGTTACTATTGTGATCTGTGCTACATTCAAGCCTTTGAGCTAGACTGACTCAGATCAGAATGGTTCTGCTTCAAAACACTTTCTATAGAACAGAATGGATATGTGTCTACAGTAATCCCTACTTTTAAGTACCTATGTTGTCTACATTCCTGTTTACCACTAAATTATCTTTCTAGACCAGTTATAATTTACCATAGTAACATCTAgcaaaaaataatgcagaagggaaaaatacttGGTGTATTGAAAAAGGCAAGTCCAGGCTTGTAAGACCTCCTTGAGGAAGAAGTGCTTAGGGGTTTGGGTACACAACAAAACTTAATCTAATGGCCTGGGCTTCTGATTTAAAAAGTCTGCTCGTCATACtttcagactgttttttttaattaaatgaattcctgttttcttatttcataGTTTCAGCTGGGATAAAGTCTCTTCTTGGAGGCTAATATAATGtcttctggatttttttatggaaatagtggtaataaaataaaatatttatgttttataaatattttaattgctgcatagtgcttaCTTTGAGTCAGGGACTTCTCAGCTTCTTATGCTGCCCTGACAGCAAGGAGTCCGgtggtgcacaaggagctgggagtggacacagccaggactgctgacccaaactgaccaaaTATTTCATGCCATAACACACCATGCTCAGCAACAAAAGTTGGGGTAAAGGAGGAGAGGATACATTTGGAGTGGTAGTGTTCTTCCTGAGAATTTTCTTTACCTTGTAACCTGTCTTTACGTCAGCACAAGTTCTTTTACTTTTACCTTCCTGACTCTTACACCTGACTGGGTAGAGTGACTTAGCTGCCTTCTGGGGTAAACCATGATAACACAGTTAAAATACACACTTGCAAATCCTTTTGGTTTCCAAGACAATTTTGAATAAGGTGGGAGTTTTGTACATACCTTGTCAGGTCTCAGGCAGCGAATGATAAGCATCCTTTGGAACTCCCCCAGCTTGTCTTGCCACTCTGCAGGAAAATTCTCATGCTGGGGATCCTGAAAACACAAACATTCTAGTTTTCTTTAGAGCATTTGGGGAGTACAGGTAGTGGGACTAAATTATCTTGTAATTTGACACATCAGTACATCAATCCAtgatacattttttattaatctGCAGGAATAGGGttgatatgttttgttttttttacaaaatcttTGTATCTGGGAAGCTTCTATTTTAGCAGAGAAGTTAGTCATTTCTAGGTGTTTAGAATATAGGAAATACACCCTTCACCTCTAGGAAGAAGGTGGAAGAgagaataaatatgaaaatgtatttaaccTACTTCTTGCTGTGTTAGAGCTGAATTAAAGTCAGTCTTTGATATTACAATGACAACCATATACTCCTCTGTAACAATTACACTACAGTATTACTTGATAATCATGAATTAGGTTGCATCTGaatgcagaaaaagaattgGAAAGTTAAGTCAAACAATGCACCAGAGAGCTAGCTTTGTAAATGGCCTCTGAATACTCCAGTTATGTTACTGCACTTATCAGACTAGAATATCAAAGGTTGTGTGGCATGTGTTAACTTACACACAACAGGTGTTACATTTCAGTCTGCTTTTCTGGAAGCTGGTATTACAGCTCTGCCGGGGAACCTCTTAGGCTTGCCTGTAGAGGGTTGGGCACAGAGGTATGCAGATAGACTTGCACCAACTCTATTCTGAGCAATTTTGATTTAACAAATCAAGTCACGATGGAACTCATATTCTGCAAAAGATCTGGACCCTGACTCTCCTTCTCCCAGCTTTTAGACACTTAATTTCAGACTAGAATCCAGaacactgcattattttttctatttatggGTACCTGATAATCGACCTCTTCTAGGTACCTTTTTATGTAGCACTCAGGATTCAGTAACAATGTTTCTGGATGCAGTGTTACTGATTATTAGATTCTTTGTCAGCTAATTGGTGATCTGATTCTAtagatcttgttttttttttctttcttaatgacTCTTAAATGAAGGAATTTCTATTATTTCAGTTTAGCTGTTTGAACTGCTAGTATTGTTAATTTGACTATCAGTCACATGGATCTTGAATCTTTACTTCTGAAAGTTAGCACctttgtgttgttttaaaaagctaTAATCTCAGAGTGCATAACCAAGTAGTCTCTTCCTCAATCTCCATTTCTAAGGCCATCATTTCTGTGTTCTGGTGACTATTTTCCGAAGAGCTCTCAACTTGTCATTTAGCATTTACAAAAACATATAGCAACTTCATTTCTGCTGTTCACCTCTTTCCTGTAATCTGGACAATTGAAGGAGCCAAATCTGATTAGTCTCCTTAATTTCTCTTATCATACAGATGTAAGCATTTCCaacaaaaatctgttcttttcctctctgcatCTCCTTCAGTCCCTTTGTTAGAGGAAGAATTTCTAAATACTTGAAATTTACAATGGATAAAACAATCTTTTTGAAATGGACATAAGATATCCTGTGCCATTTGGCAGAATATTGGTAATAAACTAGCATAAATGGACAGTATTATCTGAATATTGGAAGCAGTTATGGCCAGATACGGTGCCCATAGGAAAGAGGGTAGTTTCTCAAATCATTTAATAAGGAGGCATGTGTACAGTGAGCACTTCATATATGAAGAAGCAGAAGGGAGGGGATGTATGATTTGAAAAAATGTTCTTAGTAAGATTAAAGATAAAGCAAGTGCCCAAATGTCAAGTAGAATTCGTCTATAAAGCTtagattttaattaaacagtgatggaaatatataaaatctttCATGCATAATTAACTATAACTGTGACTGTCATTCTTGGGA
The sequence above is drawn from the Anas platyrhynchos isolate ZD024472 breed Pekin duck chromosome 7, IASCAAS_PekinDuck_T2T, whole genome shotgun sequence genome and encodes:
- the LOC106017805 gene encoding baculoviral IAP repeat-containing protein 5.1 — translated: MEMLLQELASSSKLLRDFKEMYEYENRLKTFSNWPFVKNCKCTPENMAKAGFVHCPNANEPDVVKCFFCLIELKGWKPNDDPWEEHTKSHSCGFLSLSKNFDDLTVEEYYVLEMTRLRTFLCKTGRSIIISFEDEVAATRKRLVDIFSKHQYTPEPPVLLHADPTSQTSESSYYQSKKTSKRSEV